In Microbacterium galbinum, a single window of DNA contains:
- a CDS encoding DNA-methyltransferase: MSILEGDNLAAVRALPDASFTLVYLDPPFNTGRARERQIVTATRTRTIPEESDAEGQIDPESAGSEASVLNYDRPDAETPPAETAPAEIRHGFHGHRYERVRGMLRTYDDRFDDYGDFLMPRLEEAWRLLADDGTLYLHLDYREAHYAKVMLDAVFGRDSFLNELIWAYDYGAKSRSRWPTKHDTILVYVKNPRAYFFDSDEVDREPYMAPGLVTPEKAARGKLPTDVWWHTIVPTTGREKTGYPTQKPEGILRRIIRASSRPGDRVLDLFAGSGTTGAVASALGRDSVLVDDNPEAIRVMRERMPHAEVTRVG, from the coding sequence GTGTCGATCCTCGAGGGCGACAACCTCGCCGCCGTGCGCGCGCTGCCCGATGCCTCGTTCACGCTGGTGTACCTCGATCCCCCCTTCAACACGGGCCGCGCGCGCGAACGGCAGATCGTCACCGCGACGCGGACGCGCACAATTCCGGAAGAATCGGATGCCGAGGGGCAGATCGACCCGGAATCGGCGGGTTCGGAGGCATCCGTCCTGAATTATGACCGGCCGGACGCCGAGACCCCGCCCGCCGAGACCGCGCCCGCCGAGATCCGCCACGGCTTCCACGGCCACCGCTACGAGCGGGTGCGCGGGATGCTGCGCACCTACGACGACCGCTTCGACGACTACGGCGACTTCCTCATGCCGCGTCTCGAGGAGGCGTGGCGACTGCTCGCCGACGACGGCACGCTCTACCTGCACCTCGACTACCGCGAGGCGCACTACGCGAAGGTGATGCTCGACGCGGTGTTCGGACGCGACTCGTTCCTCAACGAGCTGATCTGGGCCTACGACTACGGCGCGAAGTCGCGCAGCCGCTGGCCCACCAAGCACGACACGATCCTCGTGTACGTGAAGAATCCGCGCGCGTACTTCTTCGACTCCGATGAGGTCGACCGCGAGCCCTACATGGCCCCCGGCCTCGTCACGCCCGAGAAGGCGGCGCGCGGAAAGCTGCCGACCGATGTGTGGTGGCACACGATCGTGCCGACGACCGGGCGCGAGAAGACGGGGTATCCGACGCAGAAGCCCGAGGGCATCCTGCGACGCATCATCCGGGCGTCGAGCCGTCCCGGAGACCGGGTACTCGACCTCTTCGCCGGCAGCGGCACGACCGGCGCGGTCGCATCGGCGCTGGGGCGCGACAGCGTGCTGGTCGACGACAACCCCGAGGCGATCCGGGTGATGCGCGAGCGGATGCCGCACGCCGAGGTCACCCGCGTCGGCTGA
- a CDS encoding cupin domain-containing protein — protein sequence MSDTIPDEGLTPEPAEGLTPEPAEGLTPGTGADAATLALVHVPLPASDVVSGDPTTAVHPLALLGGTEIGIWEMTPGTASDTETDEVFVVLSGRARIAFDDPDLPDLDVSPGSVVRLAEGQRTVWTVTETLRKIYIA from the coding sequence GTGAGCGACACGATCCCCGACGAGGGGCTCACCCCCGAACCGGCCGAGGGGCTCACCCCCGAACCGGCCGAGGGGCTCACCCCCGGCACGGGAGCGGATGCCGCGACCCTCGCGCTCGTGCACGTGCCGCTGCCGGCATCCGACGTCGTCTCGGGCGACCCGACCACCGCCGTGCACCCGCTCGCCCTGCTCGGGGGCACCGAGATCGGCATCTGGGAGATGACGCCGGGAACGGCATCCGACACCGAGACCGACGAGGTCTTCGTCGTGCTCTCGGGCCGGGCGCGCATCGCCTTCGACGACCCCGATCTGCCCGATCTCGACGTCTCCCCCGGCTCCGTCGTGCGCCTGGCCGAGGGCCAGCGCACGGTCTGGACCGTCACCGAGACCCTGCGCAAGATCTACATCGCCTGA
- a CDS encoding NAD(P)/FAD-dependent oxidoreductase, whose translation MGTTVFERRRPQDSVIDESLRDTSFAVFWLDDVQRTEYPTLTGAIEADLAIVGGGYAGLWTAIRAKERDPDRRVVLVEASRVAWAASGRNGGFCEASITHGHENGVNRWPDEIAQLERLGLENLDGIADTVARYGMDAEFERTGQLAVAVEPHQVEWLREEDGFLDQDAVQAEVHSPTFLAGAWERDTTALVHPAKLGLELARVATDLGVEIYERTLVQDILGDGSGAITVEARDGRVVADAVALATNVFPSLLKRNRLMTVPVYDYVLMTEPLSTEQLSSIGWRNRQGLADSANQFHYYRLTADDRILFGGYDAVYHYGGKVRPEYEDRMESHRRLASHFFTTFPQLEGLRFTHRWAGAIDSSSRFCAFFGTARKGRVTYATGFTGLGVGAARFAADVMLDKLAGEETERTALQMVRQRPVPFPPEPAAAVGINLVRAAMDRADHNGGKRNLFLKTLDALGMGFDS comes from the coding sequence ATGGGAACCACCGTCTTCGAACGCCGCCGCCCGCAGGACTCCGTCATCGACGAGTCCCTGCGCGACACCTCGTTCGCCGTGTTCTGGCTCGACGACGTGCAGCGCACCGAGTACCCGACACTGACCGGTGCGATCGAGGCCGACCTCGCGATCGTCGGCGGCGGGTACGCGGGGCTGTGGACCGCGATCCGCGCCAAGGAGCGCGACCCCGATCGCCGGGTCGTGCTCGTCGAGGCGTCGCGCGTCGCGTGGGCGGCCTCCGGCCGCAACGGCGGGTTCTGCGAGGCGAGCATCACCCACGGTCACGAGAACGGCGTGAACCGCTGGCCCGACGAGATCGCGCAGCTCGAACGGCTCGGGCTCGAGAACCTCGACGGCATCGCCGACACCGTCGCGCGCTACGGGATGGATGCCGAGTTCGAACGCACCGGGCAGCTCGCCGTCGCGGTCGAACCGCACCAGGTCGAGTGGCTGCGCGAGGAGGACGGATTCCTCGACCAGGATGCCGTGCAGGCCGAGGTGCACTCCCCCACGTTCCTCGCAGGCGCGTGGGAGCGCGACACCACCGCCCTCGTGCACCCCGCCAAGCTCGGGCTCGAGCTCGCCCGCGTCGCGACCGACCTCGGCGTGGAGATCTACGAGCGCACTCTCGTGCAGGACATCCTCGGCGACGGATCGGGCGCGATCACCGTCGAGGCCCGCGACGGCCGGGTCGTGGCGGATGCCGTCGCGCTGGCCACGAACGTCTTCCCCTCGCTGCTCAAGCGCAACCGTCTGATGACGGTGCCCGTGTACGACTACGTGCTGATGACCGAGCCGCTGAGCACCGAGCAGCTCTCCTCGATCGGGTGGCGGAACCGGCAGGGCCTCGCCGACAGCGCCAACCAGTTCCACTACTACCGGCTCACCGCCGACGACCGCATCCTGTTCGGCGGCTACGACGCGGTCTACCACTACGGCGGCAAGGTGCGCCCCGAGTACGAAGACCGGATGGAGAGCCACCGGCGGCTGGCCTCGCACTTCTTCACCACGTTCCCCCAGCTCGAGGGGCTGCGCTTCACGCACCGCTGGGCCGGGGCGATCGACTCGTCGAGCCGCTTCTGCGCGTTCTTCGGCACCGCACGCAAGGGCCGGGTGACCTACGCCACCGGGTTCACCGGACTCGGTGTGGGCGCGGCGCGGTTCGCCGCCGACGTCATGCTCGACAAGCTCGCGGGCGAGGAGACCGAACGCACCGCGCTGCAAATGGTGCGGCAGCGCCCGGTGCCCTTCCCGCCCGAACCCGCCGCCGCGGTGGGCATCAACCTCGTGCGCGCCGCGATGGATCGCGCCGATCACAACGGGGGCAAGCGCAATCTCTTCCTCAAGACGCTCGACGCGCTCGGCATGGGATTCGACTCGTGA
- a CDS encoding Lrp/AsnC family transcriptional regulator, translating into MGTKTQPVLDDISKRIIELLQEDGRRPYAEIGREVGLSEAATRQRVQRMTDAGTIQIVAVTDPLQLGFHRMSMIGIRVTGDPRAVAEQLTEITELAYVVVTLGSFDILVEAVCESDADLLELIATRIRTIPGIVHTESLLYAGLYKDLYNWGTR; encoded by the coding sequence ATGGGCACGAAGACACAGCCGGTGCTGGACGACATCTCGAAGCGGATCATCGAGCTGCTCCAGGAGGACGGCCGGCGCCCCTACGCCGAGATCGGGCGGGAGGTGGGTCTCAGCGAGGCCGCCACCCGCCAGCGCGTGCAGCGCATGACCGATGCCGGAACGATCCAGATCGTCGCGGTCACCGACCCCCTGCAGCTCGGATTCCACCGGATGTCGATGATCGGCATCCGCGTCACCGGCGACCCGCGTGCGGTCGCCGAGCAGCTCACCGAGATCACCGAACTCGCCTACGTCGTCGTCACCCTCGGCAGCTTCGACATCCTCGTCGAGGCCGTGTGCGAGAGCGACGCCGACCTGCTCGAACTGATCGCGACGCGCATCCGCACCATCCCCGGCATCGTGCACACCGAGAGCCTGCTCTACGCCGGGCTCTACAAGGACCTCTACAACTGGGGAACGCGCTGA
- a CDS encoding gamma-aminobutyraldehyde dehydrogenase, with the protein MRTESLQNFIGGRFVPVSGAGDLPLIDPATEEEYGRLPVSDAGDVDAAYAAASAAFPLWRDTTPADRQLALFRIADDMAARAEEFADLESRDTGKPRASLVEDEIMQSVDQLRFFAGAARSLEGRAAGEYLAGHTSFVRREPIGVIGQVTPWNYPLNMAVWKIAPALAAGNTVVLKPAETTPLSTLLLAEIVALHTPAGTLNVVLGDRETGVALVEHPTPQMVAITGSVRAGMAVARSAANDVKRVHLELGGKAPAIVFADASVSKAVEGIVTGAFFNAGQDCTAATRVLVHESLHDELVAALVARAESDARTGGPREDGVLYGPLNSAAQLEQVSGFVSRLPAHARVETGGARQGDRGYFWPATIVSGVRQDDEIVQGEVFGPVLTVQPFSTDEEALELANDVPYALAASVWTSDHARAMRFSRDLDFGCVWINTHIPFVSDMPHGGFKHSGYGKDLSQYGFDDYTRIKHVMSALD; encoded by the coding sequence ATGCGCACTGAGAGCTTGCAGAACTTCATCGGCGGTCGGTTCGTCCCCGTGTCCGGCGCAGGCGACCTTCCGCTCATCGACCCCGCCACCGAGGAGGAGTACGGCCGGCTCCCGGTGTCGGATGCCGGTGACGTCGATGCCGCCTACGCCGCGGCATCCGCTGCCTTCCCGCTGTGGCGCGACACGACACCCGCCGACCGGCAGCTCGCCCTCTTCCGCATCGCCGACGACATGGCCGCGCGGGCCGAGGAGTTCGCCGATCTCGAGTCGCGCGACACCGGCAAGCCGCGCGCGAGCCTCGTCGAGGACGAGATCATGCAGTCGGTCGATCAGCTGCGGTTCTTCGCCGGTGCCGCGCGGTCGCTCGAGGGGCGCGCGGCGGGGGAGTACCTCGCCGGGCACACGTCGTTCGTGCGCCGCGAGCCGATCGGCGTGATCGGGCAGGTCACGCCCTGGAACTACCCGCTGAACATGGCCGTGTGGAAGATCGCGCCGGCGCTCGCCGCGGGCAACACCGTCGTGCTCAAGCCCGCCGAGACGACCCCGCTGTCGACGTTGCTGCTCGCCGAGATCGTGGCGCTGCACACCCCGGCCGGAACGTTGAACGTCGTGCTGGGCGACCGCGAGACCGGCGTCGCGCTGGTGGAGCATCCGACACCGCAGATGGTCGCGATCACCGGCTCGGTGCGCGCAGGCATGGCGGTGGCGCGGTCGGCGGCGAACGACGTCAAGCGCGTGCACCTCGAGCTCGGCGGCAAGGCCCCGGCGATCGTCTTCGCGGATGCCTCGGTGTCGAAGGCGGTCGAGGGGATCGTGACCGGTGCGTTCTTCAACGCCGGGCAGGACTGCACCGCGGCGACGCGCGTGCTCGTGCACGAGTCCCTGCACGACGAGCTCGTGGCGGCGCTGGTCGCGCGGGCGGAGTCGGATGCCCGCACCGGCGGACCACGCGAGGACGGCGTGCTCTACGGCCCGCTCAACAGTGCGGCGCAGCTGGAGCAGGTGTCGGGATTCGTGTCGAGGTTGCCCGCGCACGCCCGGGTGGAGACCGGGGGAGCGCGGCAGGGAGATCGCGGCTACTTCTGGCCCGCGACGATCGTGTCGGGGGTGCGGCAGGACGACGAGATCGTGCAGGGCGAGGTCTTCGGGCCGGTGCTCACGGTGCAGCCGTTCTCCACCGACGAGGAGGCGCTCGAGCTGGCGAACGACGTGCCGTACGCGCTCGCCGCGTCGGTCTGGACGAGCGATCACGCCCGGGCGATGCGGTTCTCGCGCGACCTCGACTTCGGGTGCGTGTGGATCAACACGCACATCCCCTTCGTCTCCGATATGCCGCACGGTGGGTTCAAGCACTCCGGCTACGGCAAGGACCTCTCGCAGTACGGCTTCGACGACTACACCCGCATCAAGCACGTGATGAGCGCGTTGGACTGA
- a CDS encoding ROK family transcriptional regulator, translated as MSRPLAGPQTLLRSINGRAILETLASEGPQTRTDLMEATGLSRTAVTQVLRMLESAGAVAPDGVDRSSRGPAAGKVGLHPHLGFAAAVHVDHRAAHVVLVDATGAVRAEAHGDFPRKDDNETRVAHIAALIDRCNATVAGPLHLALIGVPGIVTADGSIRNDQGPDGGAFRSALTDRLGCPVRIENDVNLAALAELTAGAGAELSSFSLLLLDEGLGAGTVIDGALHRGFSGVAGEVMYLPQTPLPVGAPVVNDQVVADLALINGRDQNTPLEEHLDAAAAGDEAAMQMAIELGKRLALVAGSIGLVLDPEAFILSGQAAHPVLVDIIHQVAEQYSARLPLRFVVSSFGPEAPLVGAVGEAASALRATLFARVLTTPEKPGR; from the coding sequence ATGAGCAGGCCCCTCGCCGGACCGCAGACACTGTTGCGCTCGATCAACGGGCGCGCGATCCTCGAGACGCTCGCCAGTGAAGGTCCGCAGACGCGCACCGATCTGATGGAGGCCACCGGGCTGTCGCGCACCGCCGTGACGCAGGTGCTGCGCATGCTCGAGAGCGCCGGCGCCGTCGCGCCCGACGGTGTCGACCGCAGCTCGCGCGGACCGGCCGCCGGCAAGGTCGGACTGCACCCGCACCTCGGATTCGCCGCCGCCGTGCACGTCGACCACCGCGCGGCGCACGTCGTGCTCGTCGACGCGACCGGGGCGGTGCGTGCCGAAGCGCACGGCGACTTCCCGCGGAAGGACGACAACGAGACCCGGGTCGCGCACATCGCCGCGCTCATCGACCGCTGCAATGCGACCGTCGCCGGACCGCTGCACCTCGCGCTGATCGGCGTGCCCGGCATCGTGACCGCCGACGGCAGCATCCGCAACGATCAGGGGCCCGACGGCGGCGCGTTCCGCTCGGCTCTCACCGACCGGCTCGGCTGCCCCGTGCGCATCGAGAACGACGTGAACCTCGCCGCCCTCGCCGAACTCACCGCCGGTGCAGGCGCCGAGCTGTCGAGCTTCTCGCTGCTGCTGCTCGACGAGGGTCTCGGCGCCGGAACCGTGATCGACGGCGCCCTGCACCGCGGGTTCTCCGGCGTGGCGGGCGAGGTCATGTACCTGCCGCAGACGCCCCTGCCCGTCGGCGCCCCCGTCGTGAACGACCAGGTCGTCGCCGACCTCGCGCTCATCAACGGCCGTGACCAGAACACGCCCCTCGAAGAGCACCTCGATGCCGCGGCCGCCGGCGACGAGGCGGCGATGCAGATGGCGATCGAGCTCGGCAAACGCCTCGCGCTCGTCGCCGGCAGCATCGGTCTCGTCCTCGACCCCGAAGCGTTCATCCTCAGTGGGCAGGCCGCGCACCCCGTGCTCGTCGACATCATCCATCAGGTCGCCGAGCAGTACTCCGCCCGCCTTCCGCTGCGGTTCGTCGTCTCCAGCTTCGGCCCGGAGGCGCCACTCGTCGGCGCGGTCGGCGAAGCGGCATCCGCCCTGCGTGCCACGCTCTTCGCCCGCGTTCTCACCACACCCGAAAAGCCCGGCCGGTGA
- a CDS encoding polysaccharide deacetylase family protein, with the protein MTAPSDLIERLGHAPGTRAIILNADDFGMCHAANVAIAELLDAGHVDSATIMVPCSWSPEAFAFAASRTDLDVGVHLVLTSEWTRYRWRPLTAAASLVDGDGFFPVDVVAVETRATYDEVAAEIAAQLRTALDAGVDVTHLDNHMGSVYGLATGRDFLEQVFALAAANGLPFRLPRRMDGAEADAELCDKLARAAAAADSLGVEIIDRLWSHPFELVGEGTAAEETYEQVRDGFVTLLRAVPAGVTEIYLHPMVDGEELRAAVDFASPKREFERRLLADPVVLRVIEDEGLVRIGWRALRDLQRGATR; encoded by the coding sequence ATGACCGCACCCTCCGACCTGATCGAACGGCTGGGGCACGCCCCCGGAACCCGCGCCATCATCCTCAACGCCGATGACTTCGGCATGTGCCATGCGGCCAACGTCGCGATCGCCGAACTGCTGGATGCCGGCCACGTCGACTCCGCCACGATCATGGTGCCGTGCTCGTGGTCGCCCGAGGCCTTCGCGTTCGCGGCATCCCGCACCGACCTCGACGTCGGCGTGCATCTGGTGCTCACCAGCGAGTGGACCCGCTACCGCTGGCGCCCGCTCACGGCCGCTGCCTCACTCGTCGACGGTGACGGGTTCTTCCCCGTCGACGTCGTCGCGGTCGAGACCCGCGCGACGTACGACGAGGTCGCCGCCGAGATCGCCGCGCAGCTGCGCACCGCGCTCGACGCCGGCGTCGACGTCACGCACCTCGACAACCACATGGGCTCGGTCTACGGCCTCGCCACCGGCCGCGACTTCCTCGAGCAGGTGTTCGCGCTGGCCGCCGCCAACGGGCTCCCCTTCCGCCTCCCGCGCCGCATGGACGGCGCCGAAGCGGATGCCGAGCTGTGCGACAAGCTCGCGCGCGCCGCCGCCGCGGCCGACTCGCTCGGTGTGGAGATCATCGACCGGCTGTGGTCGCACCCCTTCGAACTCGTCGGCGAGGGCACTGCGGCGGAGGAGACCTACGAGCAGGTGCGCGACGGCTTCGTGACCTTGCTGCGCGCGGTGCCCGCGGGGGTCACCGAGATCTACCTGCATCCGATGGTCGACGGTGAGGAGCTGCGGGCCGCCGTGGACTTCGCCTCACCGAAGCGGGAGTTCGAGCGACGACTGCTCGCCGACCCCGTCGTGCTCCGGGTCATCGAAGACGAAGGACTCGTGCGCATCGGCTGGCGGGCGCTGCGCGATCTGCAGAGAGGCGCCACACGATGA
- a CDS encoding MFS transporter, which yields MTTFTERLRDRRLDAAPTRAQSIAFGASGFPTQLMAQTFSAFIVYFYVSHLAVPAGWVAAAMIAHGILNAVLNPFVGAISDRLRTPWGRRIPWIGLGIVPLVVAFALVWMPPELPTAGIIAWFLVVVAVYDIAYVVVVLNISALFPEIFRTTDERARGNVPRQIFAILGMILGTAGAPLLYASPIGWPGMAIVLGTVCLAFLVWSFAGGMVERRVPEASVAAPLPFGMQMRYTLANRAFVPYVIGSLFIQTAIAVILAALPFYVRYSLGAPEGEGSILLGAIFVTAIPAIVLWSAVVRRTSPRTALLWSVAVFGLSVLGFLAPTSILAAALVGVAVGIGVGGLLQLLEVVLAQIIDEDAMRTGHRREGAYFGVNGFIVRGSVVLQAIVAAWVLTASGFDATLGDAQPDAVDGGIRLMLAVIPVGFVALAWICFFLYPIRTRDLAAANPAS from the coding sequence ATGACCACCTTCACCGAGCGTCTGCGCGACCGGCGGCTCGACGCCGCCCCCACCCGGGCGCAGTCGATCGCGTTCGGTGCCTCCGGGTTCCCCACGCAGTTGATGGCGCAGACCTTCTCGGCGTTCATCGTCTACTTCTACGTCTCGCACCTCGCGGTGCCGGCGGGGTGGGTGGCCGCGGCGATGATCGCCCACGGCATCCTGAATGCGGTGCTCAACCCGTTCGTCGGCGCGATCTCCGATCGCCTGCGCACCCCGTGGGGGCGCCGCATCCCGTGGATCGGCCTCGGGATCGTGCCGCTGGTCGTGGCGTTCGCGCTGGTGTGGATGCCGCCGGAGCTGCCCACCGCGGGCATCATCGCCTGGTTCCTCGTGGTCGTGGCCGTGTACGACATCGCCTACGTGGTGGTCGTGCTCAACATCTCGGCCCTGTTCCCCGAGATCTTCCGCACCACCGACGAGCGTGCGCGGGGCAACGTCCCCCGGCAGATCTTCGCGATCCTCGGCATGATCCTCGGCACCGCCGGAGCACCGCTGCTCTACGCCTCGCCGATCGGCTGGCCCGGTATGGCGATCGTGCTCGGCACGGTCTGCCTCGCGTTCCTCGTCTGGTCGTTCGCGGGCGGGATGGTCGAGCGGCGCGTGCCCGAGGCATCCGTCGCGGCTCCGCTGCCGTTCGGCATGCAGATGCGGTACACGCTCGCGAACCGGGCCTTCGTGCCCTATGTGATCGGCTCGCTGTTCATCCAGACGGCGATCGCCGTGATCCTCGCCGCGCTCCCCTTCTACGTGCGCTACTCGCTGGGAGCCCCCGAGGGGGAGGGCAGCATCCTGCTGGGCGCGATCTTCGTGACCGCCATCCCGGCGATCGTGCTGTGGAGCGCGGTCGTTCGTCGCACCAGTCCGCGCACCGCACTGCTGTGGAGCGTGGCCGTCTTCGGACTCTCGGTGCTCGGGTTCCTCGCCCCGACGAGCATCCTCGCCGCAGCCCTCGTGGGCGTCGCGGTCGGCATCGGCGTCGGCGGTCTGCTGCAGCTTCTCGAAGTCGTGCTGGCGCAGATCATCGACGAGGATGCCATGCGCACCGGGCACCGTCGGGAGGGCGCCTACTTCGGGGTCAACGGTTTCATCGTGCGCGGCTCCGTGGTGCTGCAGGCGATCGTCGCCGCGTGGGTGCTCACGGCATCCGGGTTCGATGCCACGCTCGGCGACGCGCAGCCCGACGCGGTGGACGGCGGCATCCGTCTGATGCTCGCCGTCATCCCCGTCGGCTTCGTCGCCCTCGCCTGGATCTGCTTCTTCCTCTACCCCATCCGCACCCGCGACCTGGCCGCCGCTAACCCAGCAAGCTGA
- the galE gene encoding UDP-glucose 4-epimerase GalE, with product MSWIVTGGAGYIGSHVVRALADAGLTPVVLDDLSSGVASFVPEGVPFVQGSILDRDLVEKALRDHDAQGVIHVAGYKYAGVSVQRPLHTYAQNVEGTRVILEAMEAAGVANIVFSSSAAVYGTPDVALVVEDTAKKPASPYGESKLIGEWLLRDQAVATAESATPLRHTSLRYFNVVGSADPTVYDVSPHNLFPIVFEALLEGRTPRINGDDYDTEDGTNVRDYVHVGDIAAAHVAAAQRLAAGEPIEPAYNLGSGDGLSVKQIMDAMVRVTGVEFAPEIGPRRPGDPDRIVADGTLAARDLDWRMRYSVDEMVRTGWEARVSSS from the coding sequence ATGTCCTGGATCGTCACCGGCGGCGCCGGCTACATCGGCTCGCACGTCGTCCGCGCCCTCGCGGATGCCGGGCTCACCCCGGTCGTCCTCGACGACCTGTCGAGCGGTGTCGCCTCGTTCGTTCCGGAGGGCGTGCCCTTCGTGCAGGGCAGCATCCTCGACCGCGACCTCGTCGAGAAGGCGCTCCGCGACCACGACGCCCAGGGCGTCATCCACGTCGCCGGCTACAAGTACGCCGGCGTCTCGGTGCAGCGCCCGCTGCACACCTACGCGCAGAACGTCGAGGGCACCCGCGTGATCCTCGAGGCGATGGAGGCCGCGGGCGTCGCGAACATCGTCTTCTCGTCGTCGGCCGCCGTCTACGGCACCCCCGACGTCGCCCTCGTCGTCGAGGACACGGCCAAGAAGCCCGCGAGCCCCTACGGCGAATCGAAGCTCATCGGCGAATGGCTGCTGCGCGACCAGGCGGTCGCCACCGCCGAGTCGGCGACCCCGCTGCGGCACACCTCGCTGCGCTACTTCAACGTCGTCGGATCGGCCGACCCGACGGTCTACGACGTCAGCCCGCACAACCTTTTCCCGATCGTGTTCGAGGCGCTGCTCGAGGGGCGCACCCCGCGCATCAACGGCGACGACTACGACACCGAAGACGGCACCAACGTGCGCGACTACGTGCACGTGGGCGACATCGCCGCCGCGCACGTCGCCGCCGCGCAGCGTCTCGCCGCCGGTGAGCCGATCGAGCCCGCCTACAACCTCGGCTCGGGCGACGGCCTCAGTGTGAAGCAGATCATGGATGCGATGGTGCGCGTCACCGGCGTCGAGTTCGCCCCCGAGATCGGCCCGCGCCGCCCCGGCGACCCCGACCGCATCGTCGCCGACGGCACCCTCGCCGCCCGCGACCTCGACTGGCGGATGCGGTATTCGGTCGACGAGATGGTGCGTACGGGCTGGGAGGCTCGGGTTTCTTCTTCTTAG
- the galK gene encoding galactokinase, producing MTVTETTAQDAARALFAELTDRTPDGIWSAPGRVNLIGEHTDYNEGFVLPFAIPHRTVAAVGLRDDARIRVVSTFSDETVEVGIDELDGLFPTLRRAQGPSEETPAVPEWAAYPLGVAWALRLAAPEGAFRGVDIAIASDVPVGAGLSSSAAIEGATATALNDLWHTGLDRTALARVGRRAENEAVGAPTGIMDQMASMLGETDAAIFLDCRSLEAQLVTVGVAEAGLAILVMDTRVKHAHSTGGYGERRASCELGAEIMGVPSLRDVSTSDLPRAEELMDDVTFRRVRHIVTENQRVLDTVRVLREQGARAIGDLLVASHASMRDDFEISVAELDTAVEAALAAGALGARMTGGGFGGAAIALIEQDAVAAVSDAVTAAFADAGFTAPHLFTVVPSAGAHRDA from the coding sequence ATGACCGTCACGGAGACCACCGCTCAGGATGCCGCGCGCGCACTGTTCGCCGAGCTGACCGACCGCACCCCGGACGGCATCTGGTCGGCACCCGGGCGCGTCAACCTCATCGGCGAGCACACCGACTACAACGAGGGCTTCGTGCTGCCGTTCGCGATCCCGCACCGCACGGTCGCCGCCGTCGGACTGCGCGACGACGCCCGCATCCGCGTCGTCTCGACCTTCTCCGACGAGACGGTCGAGGTCGGGATCGACGAACTCGACGGGCTGTTCCCGACCCTTCGACGGGCTCAGGGACCCAGTGAGGAGACGCCGGCCGTTCCGGAGTGGGCCGCGTACCCGCTCGGCGTCGCGTGGGCGCTGCGTCTCGCGGCTCCCGAGGGCGCCTTCCGCGGGGTCGACATCGCGATCGCCTCCGACGTGCCCGTGGGCGCCGGGCTGTCGTCGTCGGCGGCGATCGAGGGTGCGACCGCGACCGCGCTGAACGACCTCTGGCACACCGGACTCGACCGCACCGCGCTCGCCCGCGTGGGCCGCCGCGCCGAGAACGAGGCGGTCGGCGCGCCCACCGGCATCATGGACCAGATGGCATCGATGCTCGGCGAGACCGATGCCGCGATCTTCCTCGACTGCCGCTCTCTCGAAGCGCAGCTCGTCACGGTCGGCGTCGCCGAGGCCGGTCTCGCGATCCTCGTCATGGACACGCGCGTCAAGCACGCCCACTCCACGGGCGGCTACGGAGAGCGCCGCGCCTCGTGCGAGCTCGGCGCCGAGATCATGGGCGTGCCCAGCCTGCGCGACGTGTCGACCTCCGACCTCCCCCGCGCCGAAGAGCTCATGGACGACGTGACCTTCCGCCGCGTGCGGCACATCGTCACCGAGAACCAGCGCGTACTCGACACGGTGCGCGTGCTGCGCGAGCAGGGCGCCCGCGCGATCGGCGACCTGCTGGTCGCCTCGCACGCCTCGATGCGCGATGACTTCGAGATCTCGGTGGCCGAGCTCGACACGGCCGTCGAGGCCGCGCTGGCCGCCGGCGCGCTCGGCGCGCGCATGACGGGTGGCGGATTCGGCGGCGCGGCGATCGCGCTGATCGAACAGGATGCCGTCGCAGCCGTGTCGGATGCCGTGACCGCGGCCTTCGCCGACGCGGGCTTCACCGCCCCGCATCTGTTCACGGTCGTGCCGTCGGCGGGCGCGCACCGCGACGCGTGA